The following is a genomic window from Amycolatopsis australiensis.
CGCGATGATGCCGAACGCCATGATCAGCCAGTACGCGCCCAGCGCCAGCGGACGCGCGGCCGGCCGGCCCGACATCGCCGACGAAACGACGTCACGCACCACCTTCGCGATGGCCGCGGCCACCACCACCAGCACCAGCGCCACCACGATGCGCGGCAGGAACGCGATGATGTCGTTGAGCAGCTGGCTCACCGGGTTCGTCGGCCCGAACACCCCGAACGCCAGCTGCAGCGCGATCAGCAGGATGAAGTAGTAGACGAGTTTCACCAGGATCCCGGTCGCGTCGATCCGCTGCTGACCGATCTTTCCGCTCAGCCCGGTCTTCTCCACCAGTTTCCCGAACCCGACTTTCGCCAGGACGAGCCCCAGCGCTTTCGACACCGCCTTCGCGATCAACCAGCCGATCAGCAGGATGATCAGGAACCCGACAAGTTTCGGCACGAACGTGGCCACCATGGTCCACGCCTGCCCGAGCCCGTCCTTCAGTTGCTGGCCCATACCGACTCCCTCCACAGGTATTGCACCGGATCGTCGATCAGGTACCCCACGGCGGCAACTCGGCTGCACCACGATCGAGTGAGACGACTGGCGCGCGAAGATCAGCCACGGCCATACTGGAATCACCGGTGGGGACCGGGGAGACGAGGCCGTCCGGCGCAGCGTAAACCGCAAGCGCCGGGCGGCCTCGAGCATTGTCGGCCCGCACAAGAATCCGGCCCCGAAAGCCGGGGCTTCGAGGCCGGATGAACAACCGGAGAACGTCAGGCGGCGCGCAGGGCGTCGCGGAGTTTGACCTTCGCGCCGGTGCGCATCACCGCATTCCGGTAGATCCGCGCGGCCAGCCAGATCAGGCCCGGAATCATCAGCACCACGAGCACCACCGACAACACGGCTTCCCAAACGGGCACCCCGCCCATCGCCAGCCGGATCGGCATCAGCGTCGGCGAAAACACCGGAATCACCGAAAGCACCTCGACGAACGTGCTGCCCGGATTCGACGGCAGCACGGAAATGCCGATCACGTATCCGGCGATCACGAACATCAGCGCCGGCATCGTCGCGCCACCGACGTCTTCCTGCCGCGAAACCAGCGCGCCCAGCGCGGCGAACACGATCGAGTACATGAAAAACCCGAGCAGGTACCAGACGATCAGCCAGACGACGGTGCCGACCGCCGACGACAGCGAAAGATCCGGCAACGCCCCGGTCGCCGTCACCGCGACCAGCCCGCCGACACCGATCACGACCATCTGGATCAGCCCGACGACGCCGATGCCGAGCACCTTGCCCGCCATCAGCTGCCACGGCTTGATCGTCGACAGCAGCAGCTCGACCACCCGCGACGTCTTCTCCTCGACGACCCCCTGCGCCACGCTCTGGCCGTTGATCATCAGCGACAGGTAGATCAGGATGCCGGCGGCGATGCCGAGGCCCAGCTGCGCGCCGTTGTAGTCGTACGGCTGCTCCAGCGGCGGGTCCTCGACGAACTTCGCCGACGCGACCGCCGCCCGGAACCGCGCCGGGTCGCCGCCCAGCGCGGTGATCTGCCGGTCGATCGCCACCTGCTGGGACAGCAGCTGCAGGACGTTGGCCAGCTTGCCGTCGAGGTCCTTCTTGACCTGGACGTGCACGCTCTTGCCGTCGCCGGTGAGCAGGGCGTCGATCGAGCCGTCGGCCAGCTTCGCGCGGCCCGCGGCTTCGTCGGCGACCTGGACGACGTCGATCTTCTCGCCGACGGTCTGGCCGCCGGCCTTCAGCGGCGCGGCGAGCGGGGCCGTCGCCGGCGTGCAGGCGACGGTCGAGTCCGCGCCGCTGCCGCCGGAGATCAGCTTGAGCAGCACGATGCCGGCCACGATCAGCACCAGCATGATCACCGTGCTGACGCGGAAGGCCTTCGAGCGGACGCGCGTGCTGATCTCGCGGGAGGCGACCAGGCCGACCGCGGCGGCGGGGCTCATCCGGACGTCCGGGACCGGGGTGCTCATGCGGGAACCTCCTCGGTGACGACGGAACGGAACAGCTCGGTCAGCGACGGCTGCTCGCGCGCGAACTCGCGGACCGGCCCCGTGGCCAGCGCCGCCTTGAGCACGGCCTGGTCGTCGGCGCCTTCGCCGAGCTCCAGCTCGGTCACCGGGCCCGTCCGGCCGAGCACCTTCACCCCGGGCAGCCCGTCGGCCCAGCCCGCCCCGGCCTCCGGCACGTCGACGCGCAGCCGGACGGCGCCACCGGCCCGCAGCTCGCCGACCGTGCCCTTCGCCACCATCCGTCCACTCCGGACGATCCCGACGCGGTCGCACAGCCGCTCGACGAGGTCGAGCTGGTGGCTGGAGAACACCACGGGCACGCCCTCGGCGGCCTTCTCCCGCAGCACCTCGCTCATCACGTCGACCGCGACCGGGTCGAGCCCGGAGAACGGCTCGTCGAGCACGAGGATCCGCGGCTCGTGCACCAGCGCCGCGGCCAGCTGGACGCGCTGCTGGTTGCCGAGGCTGAGCTTCTGCACCTCGTCGTCACGGCGGCCGGCGACGCCGAGCCGTTCGGTCCACTTCTCCGCCGACGACCGCGCGTCGGCGGCCGGCATGCCGTGCAGCCGCGCGAGGTACGTCAGCTGCTCGGCCACCTTCATTTTCGGGTACAGGCCGCGTTCCTCGGGCATGTAGCCGATGTGGCGGCGCGTCTCGTGCGTGACCGGCACGCCGTCGTAGCGGACTTCGCCGGCGTCGGCGGAGAGCACACCGAGCGCGATCCGCATGGTCGTGGTCTTGCCGGCGCCGTTGCTGCCGACGAAGCCGAACAGCTCGCCGGGCCGGACGTCGAACGTCATTTCGTGCAGGGCTACCACGTCGCCGAACCGTTTGGAGACGGCGTCGATCTCTAAACCGGTCATTCCGGTTCCCCCAATCCGGGTGTTCCCCGTGGCCGATCCTAGGCAGTCCGTACACGCGCCGCACACCCCGCGCGTTGCCGCCGGAGCCCGGAAAATCGCGGGACACGTAGGATCGCGTCCGCCATGGATGGAACCACCGCCCCGCGCCCGGTGCCGAAGCACCACGGGCTGTCCGCGAAGACGCTTCGGCGGCTCGAGCGCGCGTCCGGGCGCCTGGCGAGCGCGAGCATCGCGGTGATGGAGCGGCGGCTGCCGTGGTTCGCGCGGCTGCCCGCCGACCAGCGCGCGAGCGTGCTGCTGATCACCCAGGCGGGAGCCGCGGGGTTCGTCGGCTGGCTGCGTGACTCGAAAGAGGCGCTGAAGCTGACGACCGAGGCCTTCCGCGACGCGCCGGCCGAGCTGTCGCGGTGGGTCAGCCTGCGCCAGGCGGTCGGCATGGTGCGGCTGGCCATCGAGGTGTTCGAGGAGCAGCTGCCCGAGTTCGCCGCGAACGAGGCCGAGCGCGCGGCGCTGATCGAGGGAATCCTGCGCTACGGCCGGGAAATCGCGTTCGCGGCGGCGAACTCGTACGCAGCGGCGGCCGAGGCGCGCGGCGCGTGGGACGCGCGGCTGGAGGCACTGGTCGTCGACGGGATCGTCCGTGGCGACGCCGAGGAATCGGTGCTTTCGCGGGCGACGGCGCTGGGCTGGGAACCTTCCGCGGCCGCCACGGTCCTGGTCGGCAACCCGCCGTCGGAGGACCCGCCGACGGTAGTCTTCGAGGTCCGCAGCCGCGCGGCCCGCGTCGGCCGCCCGGTGCTGCTGTCGGTGCAGGGCTCGCGGCTGGTGGTCGTGATCGGCGGCCCGACCGACGGCGGGGTGAAGGAGCGCGAAATCCTCACCCGGATGTCGGTGGCGTTCGCCGACGGCCCGGTGGTGGCCGGCCCGACGGTGCCGACGCTGGCCGAGGCCCACCACAGCGCGACGGAGGCGCTGTCGGGGCTGCGGGCGGTGGTCGGCTGGCCGGGCGCGCCCCGGCCGGTCCGGTCGGCGGACCTGCTGCCGGAGCGGGCGCTGTCGGGCGACGCGGAGGCGGAACGCCTGCTGGTGGACACGATCGCGCGCCCGCTGGAGGAGGCGGGCCCGACGCTGCAGCGCACGGTGGAGGCGTACCTGGAAAGCGGCGGCGTGCTGGAGACATGCGCGAAGACGCTGTTCGTCCACCCGAACACGGTCCGGTACCGGCTGCGGAAAGCGGCGGAGCTGACGGGCTGCCAGGCGACCGACCCACGCGACGCGCTGGTGCTGCGGATCGCGCTGACGGTGGGACGGCTGGCCCGCGCCCGCGGCCTCTGGTGAGCGAAGGTCCCGAGCGCCCCAAGGCGGCCTTCGGTGCGTCACACGCAACCAAGGCGGCCTTCGGTGCGTCAGACGCAACCAAGGCCGCCTTGGGGCGCTTGCTGCGAGCCCGGTCACGTGATGGACTTAACAGCGAAAGGTGATTGAACCCGACAAGGCATCCGGGTTACGCGTGAGGTCTGACGGCGCGTCTTTGGAGGGTTCCGACAAAGACGCCGCGCAGACACTGTGAGCGTCGGCATCCCCGGAAACCCCCTTTCCCGTGTTGTCTTGAAGGGTGACAGCAGCAGTCCTCGCTCCCGGTCAGGGGTCCCAGGCCCCCGGTATGTTCACGCCCTGGCTCGACCTCGACGGCGCGCGCGAGCGCCTCGCGCAGTGGTCCGAACGCGCCGGGCTCGACCTGCTCCGCCTCGGCACCGAGGCGGACGCCGACGAGATCCAGGACACCGCCGTCGCGCAGCCGCTGATCGTCGCGCTGTCGCTGCTCACCTTCGAGCACCTCCAGGCGACCGCGCCGGTCCCCGCGGACGCGCCGGTCGCCGGGCACTCCGTCGGCGAGCTCGCCGCGGCCGCCATCGCCGGGGTGCTGAAACCCGAAGACGCCGTCGCGCTCGCCGCCGTCCGGGGCGCCGAGATGGCGAAGGCGTGCGCGCTCGAACCGACGTCGATGGCCGCGGTCATGCTCGGGGACCCCGAGCAGGTCGTCGCCTGGCTGGCCGAACACGGCCTCGCCGCGGCGAACCGCAACGGAGCGGGGCAGATCGTCGCCTCCGGTGCCGCCGACGCGATCGCGAAGATCGTCGCCGAGCCCCTCGAAGGCACGAAGATCCGCGCCCTCAAGGTCGCCGGCGCGTTCCACACGCAGTACATGGCGCCCGCCGAGGAAGCGATGCGCGCCCACGCCGCCGAGCTGACCCCGGCCGACCCGGTCCGCCCGCTGCTGTCCAACGCGGACGGCGCCGTGGTCACCAGCGGGGCCGAGTACCTCGACCGGCTGGTCTCGCAGGTCACCCGGCCGGTCCGCTGGGACCTGACGATGGACGGCCTCGTCTCGCTCGGCGTCACCCGCACGATCGAACTCGCGCCCGCGGGCACGCTGACCGGGCTGGTCAAGCGGCAGCTCAAGGGCGTCGTCACCACTACCACCGCGCTGAAGACGCCGGCCGAGCTGGCCGCGCTGCGCCAGGAGGACGCCTCGTGACCGACCGACCCGCCCTGAGCCTGACCACCGGCTCCCGCGGCAGCCGCGTGCTGGGCATCGGCAGCGCGCAGCCCGAGAAGATCGTCACCAACGACGACCTCTCGAAGATCATGGACACCAACGACGAGTGGATCCGCACCCGCGTCGGCATCATCGAGCGCCGGTTCGCCGAGAAGGACGAGGAGCTCACCGACTTCGCCGTCGCCGCGGGCAAGGCGGCGCTCGAGGACGCCGGGGTCGAGCCGTCCGAAGTGGACACGGTGATCCTGCCGAACTGCACGATGCGCACGCTCATCCCGAACGCCGCCGCGCAGGTCGCCGCCCGGATCGGCATCCCGGCCCCCGGCGCGTTCGACCTCAACGCCGCGTGCGCCGGGTTCTGCTACGGCCTCGGCGTCGCCTCCGACCTCGTCCGGGCGGGCTCGGCGAAGAAGGTCCTGGTCATCGGCGCGGAGAAGCTCACCGACTCGGTCGACCCGGTCGACCGGGCCAACGCGATCATCTTCGCCGACGGCGCGGGCGCCGCGGTCGTCGGCGCCTCCGACGAGCCGGGCATCGGCCCGGTGTCCTGGGGCAGCGCGGGCGACCTGGTCGACCTGATCTACATGCGCGACGAGAAGTACATCTACCAGGAGGGCCAGTCGGTCTTCCGGTGGGCGACCACGCAGATCGCGCCGATCGCGCTGGGCGCGCTGGAGGCTGCCGGGCTCAAGCCGTCCGATGTGGACGTGCTGATCCCGCACCAGGCGAACCTGCGCATCGTCGAGGCGATCGCGAAGAAGCTGCGGGCCAACGGCGCCCGTGACGACATGGTCGTCGCCGACGACATCAAGTACTCCGGCAACACGTCGTCGGCGTCCATCCCGCTCGCGCTGGACCACATGCGCAAGGCCGGGACGGTCTCCTCCGGCGACCTGGTGCTGGCGGTCGGGTTCGGCGCGGGCCTGTCCTACGCCGGGCAGGCGTTCGTCTGCCCCTGACCACCGTTACGCTCCCCGCGGGCATTCGCCCACGGGCAAGAGACCCCCAGAAACACCGAGAAGGGAACTACCCCATGGCTGACAACGCTGAGATCCTCGCCGGCCTCGCCGAGATCGTCGAAGAGGTGGCCGGTGTGGCTCAGGACGACGTCACCGCCGAGAAGTCGTTCGTGGACGACCTGGACATCGACTCGCTGTCGATGGTCGAGATCGCCGTGCAGGCCGAGGACAAGTTCGGCGTCAAGATCCCGGACGACGAGCTCGCCAACCTCAAGACCGTCGGCGACGCCGTGAACTACGTGTCGGCCAACTCGAAGTAAGTCCTCTTCCCTCCTTGAGGAGACTCCCATGAGCAACATCGACGTCGTGATCACCGGTCTCGGCGCCACCACACCGCTCGGCGGGGACGTGCAGTCCACCTGGGACGGTCTGCTGGCCGGGCGGAGCGGGGTCCGGGCGATCGAGGCCGACTGGGTCGAGGAGCTGCAGCTGCCGGTCAAGATCGGCGGTCAGCTGGCCGTCGAGCCGACCGACGTCCTGCCGCGGGTCCAGGCCCGCCGGATGGACCGGTGCGAGCAGGTCGCGCTGATCGCGGCCCGGCAGGCGTGGGCCGACGCCGGGTACGCCGAGCCGACCGACGAGCACACCGACGTCGACCCCGACCGCCTCGGCGTGTCGATCGGCACCGGCATCGGCGGTCCCGTCACGCTGCTCACCCAGAACGACCTGTTGCACCAGCAGGGTCTCCGCAAGGTGTCGCCGCTGACCGTGCCGATGCTGATGCCGAACGGCCCGGCCGCGCACGTGGGCATCGACCTGAAGGCGCGGGCCGGGGTGCACTCACCGGCCTCGGCCTGTGCTTCGGGCGCCGAGGGCATCGCGAACGGCGTGGAGATGATCCGCTCCGGCCGCGCCGACGTGGTGATCGCCGGGGGCGCCGAGTCCTGCATCCACCCGATCACGCTGGCCGGGTTCGCCCAGGCCCGCACGGTGTCCACGCGCAACGACGACCCGGCGGCGGCTTCGCGGCCGTTCGACGCGAGCCGCGACGGCTTCGTGCTCGGCGAGGGCGCCGGCGTGGTCATCCTGGAGCGCGCGGACCAGGCGAAGGCCCGCGGGGCGCGCGTCTACGCGACGATCGCCGGGCACGGCATCACCTCGGACGCCTACCACATCACCGGCAACCACCCCGAGGGCGTCGGCCAGATCGCCGCGATGCGCGCGGCGATGAAGATGGCCGGGGTCACCGCCGCGGAGGTCGGGCACGTGAACGCCCACGCGACGTCCACTGTGGTCGGCGACATCGGCGAGGCGGCGGCGATCCGCAACGCGATCGGCGAGCACCCGGTCGTGACCGCGCCGAAGGGCTCGCTGGGCCACCTGGTCGGCGGCGCGGGCGCGGTCGAGGGGATCATCACGATCCTGTCGCTCTACCACGGCATCGTGCCGGCCACCCTGAACCTGACCGACCTGGACCCGCGGGTGCAGCTGGACGTCGTCTCGGGTGAGCCGCGCAAGATCGACCTGACGGCGGCGATCAGCAACTCGTTCGGCTTCGGCGGGCACAACACGGCGCTGCTGTTCACCCCGGCGGCCTGACCGCCTCAACGTGAAAGGGGCCCGGCTTCGGCCGGGCCCCTTTTTCAGCATTTCTCGTGCTCGGGCGGCGGACCGGGGTCGACGGCGTCGATCTTCAGCGCGCCGCGCTCGACGATCATCGGCAGGACGAGGCGCCACTTGATGCAGGATTCGGGAAAGAACTCGGGGGCGTCCTTGGGGTCCTGCTCGCTGGTGAAGCCGACCAGGACCCGCAGCGACGAGCCGGCACCGCGCTCGATCCGGTAGACGAGCGCGTCGGTGTCCCGTGTGGAGCGGACCCCGGCCTTCCACTCGCCGGCGGGCTGCTGCGAAGCCCGTTCCTGGCTGACGGCTTTCAGCCACTGCGTGTACTGCTTGTCGTTGATGGCGGCGAAGTAGGTCTCGAGGAGCTTGCGGACGGCGTCGGCCTGCGGGTGCGCCATGGCGTCCGGCGTCATCCGGACGGCACCGGAGGCGGCGGGAGCCCCGCTGCCGGCGGACGACGGCGTGACGACGGAAGCGGAAATCTCGTCGGCGGGCCGGTCGGGACGGCGGTAGAGCTCGCGGGCGAGCAACCCGCCACCGACGGTCACGGAGAGCACCACGACCACGACGGGCACCAGCCAGCGCTGGCGTGAGCTGGGGGCGGAGGTGGTCACGCCGCAGAGCGTACCGGCGCGGAGGTGGGCGGCGGGAGCGGTGCCGGGCTGCTCGCGGGCCGGTGCGGCGGGCCGGCGCCGGCCCGGTGAGGTCGCCGCAGGTGAGGCGGTGGCGCAGGTGAAAGCCCGGCACGGGCCCGAACCGGCCGCGGCGCGGCCACAGGCCGCTGCGCCAGCCGGGAACTAACCAGCGCTGGTCCGGTGCGGTCACCCGCAGGTCAGCCAGTGCCACAGACGAAAGCCCGGCAGGGGCCACCGGTGCCGCGGAACCAGCCGCGGCGCGGCCAGTGCGACCGAGTCAGGGATGCACAGCCGCTGGCGTGGGCCGTCGGCGGCGGGGGGAGGCAGCCGGAACGCGAACGGCCCGGCGCGCCCGGGGGTGGTCCCGAGGTCGCGCCGGGCCGTTGCCGGTGCTGTCCGGTCGTCAGCCGACCTGGTGGAGCCACGTCACCGGGGCGCCGTCGCCCGCGTGGCGGTAGGGCTCGAGGGCCTCGTCCCAGCTGGCGGCCAGGAGCTCGTCGAGCTTGTGGGCCAGCGATTCACCCCCGCGGGTCATGGCGACGAGAGCGCGCAGCTGGTCTTCGCCCACCACGATGTCGCCGTTGGCGCTGGTGCGCCCGTGCCACAGGCCGAGGCCGGGCGCGAAGCAGAACCGTTCGCCGTCGACGCCCGCGCTGGGCTCTTCGGTCACCTCGAACCGAATCATCGGCCACGCCTTGAGCGCGGCCGCCAGTTTGGCGCCGGTGCCCGCGGGCGCGCGCCAGCCGCATTCGGCGCGAAGCTGACCCGGACTGGCCGGCTGCGCCGTCCACTTCAGGTCAACGCGGGCACCCAGGGTGCCCGAAATGGCCCACTCGACGTGCGGACACACCGCAGACGGCGACGAGTGGACGTACACCACACCTCGGGTGCTGCCACGGGTGCTCACTGCTACCTCCGCTTGCTCGACGAGGGACGTCTTCCC
Proteins encoded in this region:
- a CDS encoding mechanosensitive ion channel family protein, which gives rise to MGQQLKDGLGQAWTMVATFVPKLVGFLIILLIGWLIAKAVSKALGLVLAKVGFGKLVEKTGLSGKIGQQRIDATGILVKLVYYFILLIALQLAFGVFGPTNPVSQLLNDIIAFLPRIVVALVLVVVAAAIAKVVRDVVSSAMSGRPAARPLALGAYWLIMAFGIIAALGQVNVATMITGPVLIAVLATIGGVIVVGFGGGLIKPAQDRWRGWLANMEHQLETPKQRSGEMGTSAPPRTTVGADNTPTPPVGTPRQQP
- a CDS encoding ABC transporter permease, with amino-acid sequence MSTPVPDVRMSPAAAVGLVASREISTRVRSKAFRVSTVIMLVLIVAGIVLLKLISGGSGADSTVACTPATAPLAAPLKAGGQTVGEKIDVVQVADEAAGRAKLADGSIDALLTGDGKSVHVQVKKDLDGKLANVLQLLSQQVAIDRQITALGGDPARFRAAVASAKFVEDPPLEQPYDYNGAQLGLGIAAGILIYLSLMINGQSVAQGVVEEKTSRVVELLLSTIKPWQLMAGKVLGIGVVGLIQMVVIGVGGLVAVTATGALPDLSLSSAVGTVVWLIVWYLLGFFMYSIVFAALGALVSRQEDVGGATMPALMFVIAGYVIGISVLPSNPGSTFVEVLSVIPVFSPTLMPIRLAMGGVPVWEAVLSVVLVVLMIPGLIWLAARIYRNAVMRTGAKVKLRDALRAA
- a CDS encoding ABC transporter ATP-binding protein, which encodes MTGLEIDAVSKRFGDVVALHEMTFDVRPGELFGFVGSNGAGKTTTMRIALGVLSADAGEVRYDGVPVTHETRRHIGYMPEERGLYPKMKVAEQLTYLARLHGMPAADARSSAEKWTERLGVAGRRDDEVQKLSLGNQQRVQLAAALVHEPRILVLDEPFSGLDPVAVDVMSEVLREKAAEGVPVVFSSHQLDLVERLCDRVGIVRSGRMVAKGTVGELRAGGAVRLRVDVPEAGAGWADGLPGVKVLGRTGPVTELELGEGADDQAVLKAALATGPVREFAREQPSLTELFRSVVTEEVPA
- a CDS encoding PucR family transcriptional regulator, producing the protein MDGTTAPRPVPKHHGLSAKTLRRLERASGRLASASIAVMERRLPWFARLPADQRASVLLITQAGAAGFVGWLRDSKEALKLTTEAFRDAPAELSRWVSLRQAVGMVRLAIEVFEEQLPEFAANEAERAALIEGILRYGREIAFAAANSYAAAAEARGAWDARLEALVVDGIVRGDAEESVLSRATALGWEPSAAATVLVGNPPSEDPPTVVFEVRSRAARVGRPVLLSVQGSRLVVVIGGPTDGGVKEREILTRMSVAFADGPVVAGPTVPTLAEAHHSATEALSGLRAVVGWPGAPRPVRSADLLPERALSGDAEAERLLVDTIARPLEEAGPTLQRTVEAYLESGGVLETCAKTLFVHPNTVRYRLRKAAELTGCQATDPRDALVLRIALTVGRLARARGLW
- a CDS encoding ACP S-malonyltransferase, producing the protein MTAAVLAPGQGSQAPGMFTPWLDLDGARERLAQWSERAGLDLLRLGTEADADEIQDTAVAQPLIVALSLLTFEHLQATAPVPADAPVAGHSVGELAAAAIAGVLKPEDAVALAAVRGAEMAKACALEPTSMAAVMLGDPEQVVAWLAEHGLAAANRNGAGQIVASGAADAIAKIVAEPLEGTKIRALKVAGAFHTQYMAPAEEAMRAHAAELTPADPVRPLLSNADGAVVTSGAEYLDRLVSQVTRPVRWDLTMDGLVSLGVTRTIELAPAGTLTGLVKRQLKGVVTTTTALKTPAELAALRQEDAS
- a CDS encoding beta-ketoacyl-ACP synthase III, translating into MTDRPALSLTTGSRGSRVLGIGSAQPEKIVTNDDLSKIMDTNDEWIRTRVGIIERRFAEKDEELTDFAVAAGKAALEDAGVEPSEVDTVILPNCTMRTLIPNAAAQVAARIGIPAPGAFDLNAACAGFCYGLGVASDLVRAGSAKKVLVIGAEKLTDSVDPVDRANAIIFADGAGAAVVGASDEPGIGPVSWGSAGDLVDLIYMRDEKYIYQEGQSVFRWATTQIAPIALGALEAAGLKPSDVDVLIPHQANLRIVEAIAKKLRANGARDDMVVADDIKYSGNTSSASIPLALDHMRKAGTVSSGDLVLAVGFGAGLSYAGQAFVCP
- a CDS encoding acyl carrier protein codes for the protein MADNAEILAGLAEIVEEVAGVAQDDVTAEKSFVDDLDIDSLSMVEIAVQAEDKFGVKIPDDELANLKTVGDAVNYVSANSK
- a CDS encoding beta-ketoacyl-[acyl-carrier-protein] synthase family protein, with protein sequence MSNIDVVITGLGATTPLGGDVQSTWDGLLAGRSGVRAIEADWVEELQLPVKIGGQLAVEPTDVLPRVQARRMDRCEQVALIAARQAWADAGYAEPTDEHTDVDPDRLGVSIGTGIGGPVTLLTQNDLLHQQGLRKVSPLTVPMLMPNGPAAHVGIDLKARAGVHSPASACASGAEGIANGVEMIRSGRADVVIAGGAESCIHPITLAGFAQARTVSTRNDDPAAASRPFDASRDGFVLGEGAGVVILERADQAKARGARVYATIAGHGITSDAYHITGNHPEGVGQIAAMRAAMKMAGVTAAEVGHVNAHATSTVVGDIGEAAAIRNAIGEHPVVTAPKGSLGHLVGGAGAVEGIITILSLYHGIVPATLNLTDLDPRVQLDVVSGEPRKIDLTAAISNSFGFGGHNTALLFTPAA
- a CDS encoding DUF3145 domain-containing protein, yielding MSTRGSTRGVVYVHSSPSAVCPHVEWAISGTLGARVDLKWTAQPASPGQLRAECGWRAPAGTGAKLAAALKAWPMIRFEVTEEPSAGVDGERFCFAPGLGLWHGRTSANGDIVVGEDQLRALVAMTRGGESLAHKLDELLAASWDEALEPYRHAGDGAPVTWLHQVG